In Bacteroides sp., the DNA window AGGGAAATTCCTGTAAGTATTTTTACCATGATAAAGAATTAACAATCACGAACCATAAATGTTCCTATTTTTGCTTTACCGAAACATAGGCAGAATAGAGATTATTAAGAAATAAAACACCATGCTTAAGCAGGATACCCTGAATTTTTACCGCGAACTCAGGCGCAACAACAACAAGGAATGGTTTGACAAGAACCGCAAATGGTATGAAGAGGTTAAAAAAGATTACCTGCGCTTCACAGGAGCATTGCTTGCCAGGATGCAGGCCGTGGATCCCGGTCTAGGCCACCTTTTGCCAAAGGATTGCGTGTTTCGCATCAACCGCGACATCCGTTTTTCAGCCGATAAAACGCCCTACAAGACACACCTGGGGATCTTTATGACTCCCGGGGGCCGCAGGCTGGAGTTCGCGGGTTATTATATTCATATTGATGAGGAAGGCGGCTCTTTCGCAGGCGGTGGCTGCTACAGGCCCCAGGCCGTTGTCCTGAAAAAGATCAGGCGCGAAATTGCCAACTTTTACGAAGACCTTGAGGAGATCATAAGTGCCAGGGCTTTCAAAAAAACCTACGGGGAATTTGACCGCGAAGAAGGGGTTGTGCTCAGCCGTCCGCCCAAAGGCTTCGATGCCGATCACCCCGCCATCGAATTCCTCAAATTTAAAAGCTTTACCGCTACCCGCGACATCGACGCCAAGCTCCTTACCGACCCCAAAGGCTTGGACACCGTGGTGGACATCCTCAAAGACCTCAGGCCCCTGAATGACTTCCTGAACCGGGCGATCAGAACGGAGGGGTAGTCTGATTGGTAAGTTGATGTTTGTATTATTTTTTTTGTTCCCGGGCATTTTCAGCAAGGTTAAAGCCCCCGATGGACGCCTTTTCCTGGCCCCCAGGCTAAAGCCTGGGGTAAATAAGTGTCTTGATTTCAGAGCTTATTTATAACCCCAGCCTTAAAGTTGGGGTTAAATGCCAGGACTATCCCAAGGGCTTTAGCCCTGCATACGAAAAGTATTTATCTCGCTAAAAGCTTCCTGAAGAATTCCCCTTCAGTTGTAATTATCCTGATGAGATACACTCCTGAACCCCAATGGTTTTCTATCCGGGCTTCGAAAGCATTGGGACTTTCTTTCCATAATACCTTTCCGCGAACATCGATAATGGTAATTTCTTTTATGAGGCTTGACGAGCGCAGGCAGAAGTCGTCCTGGGCAGGATTAGGAAAGAGTAGCAGATGTATGCCTTCTGACTCGTCCACCAGACTGCTGCCATCAAAGTTGGCCGTGAGGATCAGGCTATTGCGAGGCATTTTGAATTGGTATTCTGCTTCTGCACTTACCACTTCCTGGTCTGCATCAGTCCAGTTAATAAATTCATAGCCCTCTTCAGGTGCAGCGGTGATTTGAACAAAGGCATTTGGTATAAAAGAAGCTGCACCCGTCACATTACCAGAATTTTCAGGTTGTACCAACAAGTCAAGGGCATACACTTCAACTTCTGAGCCAGGTAAGGCTCCCCAAGCTTCTTCGAGGGTCAAATCCTCCGTAAGAACGATTTCCCTGTTGGGGTTACCCTCCCATTCTCCTCCCTCCCAGCCTTCATTGAGGAAGTACTTGTACTCATAGGTTCCGGCTTCAAGCTCAAGGGTTTTGGTGAATACGAATGACTCATCTACGCGGGTCATGGTTTGAAGCTCGGGTTCGTCGCCGGGGATGGCCCACTCGAAAAAACTTCCTGTAAGGAAAAAAACATCCAGATCAGGATTGAAATAATCCTCCAAACCTGTCAAAATCAAGTTAAAGGTAACATCAAATGTTT includes these proteins:
- a CDS encoding DUF2461 domain-containing protein, with the translated sequence MLKQDTLNFYRELRRNNNKEWFDKNRKWYEEVKKDYLRFTGALLARMQAVDPGLGHLLPKDCVFRINRDIRFSADKTPYKTHLGIFMTPGGRRLEFAGYYIHIDEEGGSFAGGGCYRPQAVVLKKIRREIANFYEDLEEIISARAFKKTYGEFDREEGVVLSRPPKGFDADHPAIEFLKFKSFTATRDIDAKLLTDPKGLDTVVDILKDLRPLNDFLNRAIRTEG
- a CDS encoding choice-of-anchor V domain-containing protein → MKTKLTIAFLFFSSILFISLTSVSGNKSSSQAPTGRTGAPGEGSCGDCHSGGSYSGQIIFEMGEEPVTAYTPSETYTIAFSADFNAARFGFSMTALDANDQPAGDFTVLNADNTSYVVTSNSRQYVGHKNASNLKEWEFEWTAPASDVGNITFYYVINAADGNNGTSGDYVELGSTSLTPAEGPETFDVTFNLILTGLEDYFNPDLDVFFLTGSFFEWAIPGDEPELQTMTRVDESFVFTKTLELEAGTYEYKYFLNEGWEGGEWEGNPNREIVLTEDLTLEEAWGALPGSEVEVYALDLLVQPENSGNVTGAASFIPNAFVQITAAPEEGYEFINWTDADQEVVSAEAEYQFKMPRNSLILTANFDGSSLVDESEGIHLLLFPNPAQDDFCLRSSSLIKEITIIDVRGKVLWKESPNAFEARIENHWGSGVYLIRIITTEGEFFRKLLAR